A region of the Pungitius pungitius chromosome 8, fPunPun2.1, whole genome shotgun sequence genome:
aacgcgctatttttgacagccctagttaaaatgcaatgaaagtTGTTttgcgtcagctaaatgaaatgtcatgtaatgtaaaattcagTTTGTCTCACAATACTGGTGTCGTAGACAGAAGTTACAATATAACATTGCAATATAATGCAGAATCCTGTGTAGGAGACCTTTTCTTCAGAAACAAATCAATGCAACGGCTGTCAAAAAGATATACTCACTTCCACAAGGCGGCCAATGTTGGCGATGTGTGGTGAGGACTCTCCAACcgtctcatctttttccatcTGTGAAAATAATTCGACAAATTAGTTCAACTGATACCGGCAGAGGCTGGCCGTGTCCGTGGTTGGTTTAAGGTCGACGCGTACCTGTCTGGTGAGACTGCCGCCCAGGTTCATGGTGCCGGAGCCGGTCTTGGTGGTCTGGAGCCACAGCATGACGGTGGAGGTGAGTTTGTAGTGAGCAGTACGACCGCTGGACTTCTCCTACAGACACAGCGGACAATGAGGCAATAGCTAAAGGCAGTTTTTGTCATCTGCATGTAACGTACAGGTTTCATCTTTGGACGGGATGGAATTCCAATGTAAAGATATTTCATATGGTCCGATTCTCACCTGCACTTCCACCACGTGGATGGAGTCCCAGCACCCTTTGATCTTCTTGGATCCATCCCCGGCCTTCTTGATGAGAATAACTCCGGCGAAGCCATGATCCAAGTCCCAGAGGTACACGGAGGACACACCTCCCTCAAAGTACCTGGAAAACATCATGGAGGTCACAAGAGGGCGACGCTGACAGGTTAAGAAAACCTGCGGTGGAGCGGCTTCATTGGAACTCACAGGTCTCTGTACTGGTCGAAGGCGTTGTTGGCTTCGACCTCGAGTTTCCTCAGGCGAGCTGAAGGCATTGCGCCGTCTTCAATGGGAGGCTCATACTTATTACTCCACGGGGATCTGGTGAATTAATGCACATTAACTAACCCATTAAAAGCCAACTAAAACGTGAGTTTCATTCACTGTGTTTGTTCCATTTGACATATTAACTAATCATAATGTTCCATGACTGTAGTGCAGTCTTAAACTCGACCTGTAGGAGTCGCCGTCTCTGTTGTAATCACAGAGCAGATAGTCTTTCCCCACCACCTTGTCCCGGGCAATCTTCAAGGGCTGGTCCACAGATGAGAGGAGGTCCTCACACAGACTGGGCACCTGAACACAAACGGAGAGAAACGCATTGCTTTCCACACCAAAGATCAACACATCAGCTCCCAGATTGGTTTTTAAAAGACTTCAGTTTGTCTCGAGTGAAGTAAGATCCATAAAAGACTAACCGGAGGGAAAGAGGTGATTTCAGCTGATTAGGAGTCAACGGGAAGAGTTTGAGCAGGGGGCGGGCTGTGAAGGTGATTGACAGATGCAATAATAGCCACTAACGAGCGGACACAGTGAAACGGATGAGGAGGGAGCCGATGCCCGGGTAGAGCGGGGTTAAAGGTGAGGAGTAGGTGGGGGTCCGGGTGGAAAGGAACACATGTGCCCACAACACAAGTTGTCACGCAAACACTGATTAAGTGTGATTTGATTTGTGTCCGATTTAGCTTAATTTGTCAGACTCTGCTGGCGCAGCTGGAAGGCCGCACAgttctaaaatgtgttttctttcctaaGCACAACAATTTAGAAAGGGATGAAATTATAAACATTGGCAGAAATATAAAGTCATTCAAGTGTTCCACTGAGGATTAGGAATTTGTTGTATTAAATGCTTAATATAGCTTTAGTTAGCCAGATGTTACACTGATGTGCCGCATTGGCAATATTGCACAACGAGTACTGAAGAACAAAACCACACACGCAGTTCTGTTATGTAGCCAACCtcaaaaaacagacagaaaccGGGACACAAATATGACAAACTGCACACAACTGACTCAAAGTAAGAGTGCAATAATGAATCCAAATTGGACTGAAAAACGCATTATTGCCGAACGGTTATTAAATTgaaagggaaaatgaaaaacttGCAGTCTGTTAGTCGATTGGCTTTCACGTTCTCCATCCAAATTCCGTTGGCCTGACCAACATTGGTGTTACTTTATTAAAGAGAAAATGCTGTAAAAAAGTGTTTAATGACCGGTAACTTGTGTTTCGGCTGTTTTTTCAACAATAACGAACAATGCGACTTTGACTACATGTGACCCACTACAATTGAtgggaaaggaggagagcaCTCTGAACCTCCTCCTCGGTTAGTCATCACCCTCGTGCTACGTTTATGCTTAAAGTTGGCAGTTTCGGGCTTGGGATCGTTTTACTTAGTGTTGAGATTAACAGAAACTAGACTGATATGTTTGAATATATACACATCTGTGTGAATTCTGTTTTCCTAATATCAATTTGCTAAAGCATTGGTAATGGTTGTGTGCAATCCACAAGAATAATCAGGGAAAATAGGCAACACAATCTCCAAAAACATGTAGACAATTAAATgcctaaattaaattattatttatctaaATTGTAAACTCTAAATTCATGACATGGAAAAATTGTTTTTAGAAGGTAGTTTGGGTAGTGAAAGACGGACCCCTGGTgtacatgaaaaaaatattacatttttatactaCTACCAAACGGTAGAATACTAATCAATACATCTGTGTTTTCCCATAAAGACATCCGAGGGGACAAAGCAAAGACAGTAACTCACCAGGTCAATGAGGTCACTGAGGTTCTTCTCAATCTGCTGAGGAGGCAGACGCCTCATCAGGTCCAGGGCACAATCCAGCTGCTGGTCGCTCTGAGAACAAAGAGACAACATCTGTAACACCGTGCCATCAGATCAGTGTTAAATACACCACGGCAAAGCTCCACAGCCCTCCAGCTTTCCTCTAGAATAAACTCTATGTGTCACGTTCCATTTATTACTGGTGTGGTTCAATAGGCAAAGTTATAATGATATATTATGTAAATAAAATCCTGTAATAAAGAATTGATGATGCTGTGACCATGTTTCAAACAACCTTTACAGCAATGTGTGAGGTCAGGTGAAAGATGGAAATCAAAACGCTGACATTTTCATTGGATAAACAGATCTGTATTTTCTAAAGGCAGATAGTTAATTGCTCATAAAACATTCTGTAGTCCAAACCCATGCATGTCATAGctaaaatagtaaaatattgaTTATTCAATAATTGATAATACTGAAATGAGTCAAGAGTCAAATTTACAAGACAATTCATTTGTTGTTATTACGAATGAAGTAAAAGGCAACAGCTGCAATTATGCAAGATCGAAATATTCATCTTATTACATTTTGGAAATTGGTGGCCAGCTGTGCAAAAAAGCCCACACTTTGACGAAGCATGACAATGTAGCAAAGATTAAAACACAAGAATAGCAAAAACTAATTTATATTTACAGGAGATTTTAACGAATGAATGATTGTAATAAGTGTCCTCTTAAGTGCTAAAAGGGCTACCAGCCCAAATATAGTTGTTAGAGGTATGTTTTTAGTTTGCGTCAGAAGCTCTATAGActttctgctgtcctgatgtcattggGGAGCTCATTCCatcatttaggagccaggacaatATGTTCATGCTGAGGATTAAGGAGGTTGTATTGAAATACGGAATCTTCCTGCCACAGCACTAGTGCAGCGGCCCCGGAGGTGTCGTTTTGTCTTCAGACTCTTATGAGGCTTCAGCAGTCTGTTATTCACATCAagttataacttttttttagtACAGAATGTCCTCTTTGAGTTGCCatccctcctctgcagctcaaTAATAAGCATTCCCGGAGAAAGCTTAGACCTCTGAAGCTTCACAATATCCTCACATCAATTCTGAAATGGGTTTTCACCAAAAAAGAGGTAtatggattccccccccccaatcacttTCTTTGTAAGCGCATTAAGGGGTTATCTCTTAGAGGCCAGCATACAATAAACAAAACCCACTTCACTGTGAATTAAAAAGGCATCTGGCCATTGtttagaggaagaaaaaaagtttttaaagcCCTGCTATGCCAATAAGGAGGTAATATCAATACCATTGTTTTTAGCAGGCTGTGGATCAATGTTAACTGCAGTTGTATTATGAAGGAAAATGAATGCAGGTATTGGTTAGGGAGGGAGTTGTGGTACGTTTTCCATTATAAACAATAAATGAACTGAAATGTTCATCCCGTCTCCAAAACAGTACAATGATGTAAGGCGTGCTACATTCTGTATGCGGGTACGAGGGGAGATGCTGTGGAGGAAATATCCACACCCACGCAGGCAAACTGCTCTGTGAGACTACACACAGCATCAGCTTTCTGCTCTGCAAATTCTCACATGACAAATCATGAGTGCTGTTCAGTCTACAAAGCTGGAAGAGAATGAAAAACCAATCAGTGCCAAatagtcaaaggtttggacaaatTCACAGTGCAGAAAAACTAACTAACATATGGCCCCTGGGACCATATCCAGATACAGTAAGTGAGGTCAGTGAATGACTTGGAACTAGCAATTCAGGCCAAAACCTTATGTTCAAAATGAACAATTATTTTGAACACTTATATAAAGTCTGACTTTTTGCATCGGGAGTCTCCCCCGCTGGTTAGTACAACGAATGCATGTTTGGCGTTTCATATACGCTGCTAGGAAAAGTTAGTGGAgttgctttttttattattcgGAATCAAGTAAATATACCTTTACAAAACGCTAATACTGATCATGCTCTTGGAACACatggtctttttttcttgctgcaCAAAGCGGTCAATTGACATGTGACGTTTTAGTGTGTTAGTTAAGTACCATTGACAACTTCCCTGTGTGTGCAGGTTCGGCTCTCTGGAGCATGCCAAAGAACAGCTAGGACATAACTGACAAGGGTACCAACCTCTAATTCAATCTCTTGTCGATTCATAGCAGAATAGATTAGCTGAACCAATGACCGTTTAGATGGCAGTAGTTTTAGAGTTTCCCACAAGCAACTAACTGGTTAAACGTGACATAACACATGGTTTTCAAACCAACTTCAGCTTGGTGGCGTGTGACACAGATGGCTGATCGAGTCTTAAAAGGATCCACTCCTGACATTGCTACCGGATGATCTGATTAATGACAGCCAGGCAAAAGTATTATGTGACCGACCAATtactatttaaaatgtgaaacacTGACTTCATCAACTTTGGAACTGACTGGTTTTGTATAGAATTGTCAGAAATACTGAAACGTGTAAGTTTTGTAACAAAAAAACCCGCCTAAACCTTGGTCATCACGATGAGCCCGAAATCAATTCAGAATGTTCACTTCAGCCATAGACTTTAGGTTTGCCTTTTTTGTGGTTACATGTTTGAGCTTATGTACTTAGGTCACTGAGCTCATTCTGGTTACTGTAGTCAATGTCCTTCATTAAACTACAGTTTGTGAAGCAGCTGGCCGCTCTTGCAGATAAACATTCATGTACGATTTACCCAGGAGGAAACATTCCTTTGAAAAAACTCTGTCTTCTTTGACTGTCTTGTTGTTGTGGAGGCGTTtgagaataaaaataatttcttgacagaaaaaagtaaattaagtccaaattaacttttttgtaATGACAGCAATAAATAAAGGACTactgctttgagtttgtttctcTCCCTTAAATATGCAGTGAGCAGCAGGATGTTAGAAAGACAGACCAGCCACAACATGAAACCCTGGGGAATGTGAAAGAAGATGTAGGAAGTTGAGAAATACTAGAGGGTTAACCCCAttagtaagctaacgttaaaacGGGTCTATGCCCCATTCATTTCCATTGGAACATTTATAAGAGAGTGCCATAAAAGTAACTACTACTGCAATTACAACATTGTACAGTACCTGACTTTGGGTTAACTTCAATGTTGTGTAAGACTAGAAATTGTTTTTTGCCCTGCTACATTATTTTTTGACAGAACTTTCCATCTTGGTGTGTTGAATGAAATGACTCTTATGTGCAAAAGCCTAACCGAGCCCGTACCTATTCTACTGCTTGCTGGTCAATGACATATTATGAAGTAGAAAACCCCCCCACcataaatattttttccaaagGAATGACCCTGAACATAACAAAAACTTCTAGGCAATGTCTCTCGTGCCATTTCCTGCCTTAGAACTCTCTTTCAGCTGATGAATCAGTCGGCACCATCAGACACCTGCGCTCCTCGACACAGTGTTTACCGGTGCTCCGGTCTCTGTGTAAACACCAGCTCAGACCAACAACCCTCGGGGTCaggggaggcagagaggctCAGCCAGCAGAATGGATGAGGTGAGGCCGATGAGATGTAGCGACTGCGGAGAAAAGCCAGCTGCTCTTCCAAAATCAGGCATGAGAATATTTactacaaaacacattttttaaataagaaatgAGTACAAAATAGTGCTTCATTGTGTTCAAATAGGGTCAAACTTTAGTTTTCAAGCATAAATGCATGATCAGTTACAGTGTAAACTGATTAGACCGAAACATactaaaatacatgaaataagtaaataaaaactgCTGGTTTGAATTAAAGAGAATGTCAGAGTTTAGCATTTCCCAGATTTACTTTTGGCAAAGTTATAATCAAACTCGCGGGGCAGGAAACCCTTGCGAGAGGAGCTTGACAGCTTGTCGTGGTTAGGAATAGGAGGAGCAAGCAGTCTTATTTTAGCTACAGGCAACCCGGCGCTTGACTATAttagcctgtgtgtgcgtgtgtggtgcaCGACAGGACGaccgtacgtgtgtgtgtgcgtgtgttagaGCGGGGTGTGGGGGATGGGGAGGGTTGCACACCATATATTAAGGCAGTTCACTAATACCATACACGATCGTGAGTCAAACTCAAAACATCCTGTGCTAACTGTATGCCTACGGGACATCTAGCTCGGCTACCTGCTAGCTACTAGCGGACTTGCTGGAATAAGCAGATGCAACCTTAGCGACGAGCGAATTCATTCATGTTCGCCAAAGCGAGGTTTAGCCAACACAGCAACTTAAATGTGTGTCGGTGATTTATACACTTGGATGCCCTGCCCCGCTCTCAGGTTACTACCCAAGCACCTGCAGCTagtgttagcctagcttagcatccCTAGCCGTTAGCAGCAGCCCCACCAAAACCGTTTCACCCCGTCcccatctcctccagctctacCGCGGCCCTTACCATGTCTGCGGCGGTCTCAGCGGGACTGGGGAGCACGATTTCACCGACGACTATAAACCTTGACTTCACTATGGTTCAACAAATCCCTCGTTGCGTATCTTCCTTGTTATGTTGTTTTATAGTCCCCCGCAGAAGATGTTTTGTTCGGCTCTCCCTCACTGAACCCAGCCCTGTCAGCGAAATTCACTTCCTCAACCGGGCTACAGGAAGGAGGCAGCAGTCAGAAAACACAGGCCTCGGTTACACATCCGGGTCACTCTGGGCTTTCTCTGCATCAGCCAATGGGGAAGGAGCAAGATGGGCATTGCCAAGTATGGAATGAGAGGAGTGGTGCAGTGTATGCACCCAGAGAAGGAAATAGTCAGATAAATACAGTCTAGTCTAGATCGTAATCTAGTTGTAGAAAGTCGTAGAAGTCCGAAAACCGACATTAATTTTAAACGTATTGTATTTTGGTATTGTATTTACTTACTAATTTAAGCGGATTACTATTAgttttcgttttgttttttttgtagtatAATCATATTTCCGAGCAAATCTGAAGAAATCATCTTTAGTTTTTTGGTTTTAAGAGCAATTGCATCATTCCATGGTTTGCGTTTTGCATCACGATCAAGTACAAGAtttagtacatttttaaaatatctaaatgtATTGATGGTGACGATCCATCTGGGTTAATATCTTTACTGTCCAAAGTAAGTAGAAGACTTAAATGGCAGTAACAGTAAGACACGTTGgcaaattattgttttatttttttggattaACACTTATTTAGTCATTTCACAGTAAAAACATAACATACATTTGGAGGGGCATTATTTGTTATTTCTATCaagtatatgaatatatttttaatattttatatgtTAATCGAAATATTTGCCATTTAGATTCTTTACTAAAGTTTGTGGACTGAGactgaaagatgacgggagtgaagatgatctcatccattgcttcaaagcgggacagccatgcgccgctggtagggatgcgctgccgcagctccggcagcggggggaggagaaccgcacgcaagtagcccaggatgaggagaacgacgaggaggacactgcaaataaagcgctatacgcgataaacttaagactgacactatggtttattaatgattcatttctaaatgcttAGTCttcagaaagttgattagctataggtctaccggtttcattctaccggcaGCCTATCAagaaatggttgcaggaagtgctgaacgcatatgcaatgaatgatattagcctactgtaattatgcccattattttatttaaataatacaattctataacagaagataccggtaagtaagaaataaaggcctgcccctaatacaagcctgccccaaatacaggccggtgcgctgtgcagcctataTAAATAGGCCACTTTctggccactatttgaggatttacggtaatAGAGAACTGAATggcaaaaacaacataaaatgtaagaaaaaatgTGACTTCGCGTGACGTCACTATATATGTCTCGCGATACTTCGAGGAGCTTCCTGACATCTAAAAACATGGCAGCCGAGCACGGACGGAAATGGGACCGCTGTCTGGCTGATACAGCCGTGAAAACAGGTTcatgtctcttcttcttcttttctatttctcCGAGAACCTATCGCGTTATATATTTCATGTAGTAAATGAGCAGTTCCACAAGCCAGTCGAGGTCCTTTTCTACGGGATATCTGTCCCTTCCTGAACAATTTACTGAGGTCAACTGTACAGACGTCTCGGATAAAGTTAAAACTAACCTTTGCTTTTTATTCGGGTGAGCAATTATCAGATTGAATGCGAGCACATCGTGTTGGGATACAAGCTGATTTTGTATAAACCGGCTTCACTGAGTGTGAACACTGTCAATGGCGTAACCTTGTCACAGCCGTAAAGGGCCATTCTGTCCACTTTTACACGAATTATCCTCATTCAGGTTCTCATCTCTCCAGCACCAGGGCACCATAGTCACGCTTTGCTTTTGTGGCATaaggttattattattaggttATTATTTGAGCCATTACCACATAAATAATTCAACTGATGCAGCATTTCGTGCACCACCCAAGAAGCAGAAAGAACACTGTAATTGCTTCATGGGCTTTGAACACTCCTAAAACCCGGATCAATAGTCTCTATTCAAAAATATGTTAGATATTTTGCTACTTGTAACCCTTAATCAccagaaagagacaaaagaaagaagaagaagagaaccaTCTGACCCGTATTATTACACGTGTCTCTCGTCTGCCTTTCATCAAACTAAACCATCCCTTTTTTACTGCTGTACACTCCCTTTGATCACTAACGAATACACACTTCTCGGCAGACGTGTTTGAATTTACTGCCAGCCCATCTGCTAAAGTATAACAgggattttgacatttttgatcGAAATGATTTGATGTGTCTTGTTTGAGCTCGTTTTGTGTAGGAAAGCTTTTCTCGCAGCCTGAAAAAGTCTCCTGCAAATATTCTTTTCAAAACGATAAACTAGATAATCCTCTGCAcatcattttatattaaatacatttatttatcatgcaCATATACGTGCTGAAGTTTTTCAAGTTGTTAGTTATACTAAGAAAAAGGATTCCCTCCACTCAAGATGGGTAAATACTGAACAGTGTCCCCTTCCCCAATCTCGCATCACAATTAGCTCTTCAAAGAAATGTGGTTTCACAATCCTTCTAAACTTCTAATGATATCCTTCTgaagttgttttatttattcattttgttccactaaataaaaaaaatctttgactTTTAAAAGAATCTTGaaataatgaacaaataaagaacAATAACATTAACTAGCTCTGGACTTTATTTTCTGGAGTATTTTGTGGCCTGTGGGTTATACAGTTTATTCTACCGCAGcgcaaatgtttttgttataaaCCATCCTCCCCGGAGACGtgcagacaaagagagaggccGCCAAAATGAGATGCTGATCAGCCCTCAGATGCTTTTACCGTATCGTTGTCAGCGGAACATCATAGGTTTCAAAACGTCTCTGGCTGAAGGCCGCAGCAGATGGAGAACCTCAACTTTAACTCTAGCTTTGCTTGTAAAGGACGAGGCAACCatgggtttttaaaaaaaatttttttatcTCCACCGAGGGTGTGTGGGGTCTTTTGTGGACTTGCTTGACATTTGCGAGTTGTGCAAAAGAGACGACTCTGAGGCTTCAGACCGATATGTTATGCTGCATTTTCTGTGCTGGCTGGCTTGCCGTTGGGTGTGGCCTTCGGCGAGGTGAATTTCTTTCTCCTCAAGATCCCACTCTGGCAAACATCTTCTGCTGGACCATACGGGTCAAGACATTACTTACCTGCCCATGTGTGCAATGTGACCTCCTCAACCTCATGGAGGCTGTCTGCTCATTTTAActtattaccccccccctctcttgcaCCCCtcttactgtttttttgttctttcttggAAGTTtgtccttcctctctgctttttgtctccctctctttccctaaTGAGCGATGTCTTGCTAACTTCTGCTATTTGCCGACCCTTCCATTAGAGAATAATAGCAACACCTCATTAAAACTGATctacgccttttttttttttaccttatccGACATGTTCACATTACCTCAGAACTAAAGTACAATGATTTGTTGGTGTATATTTCAGTCACTCTAGTTTAAAtactttcttcctctttgcagTAACGGGTCTTGCCGTGGGCGTTGTGTTCTCCGTTGTTCTCTTCAAACGTAAGTGCTGTTACTTAAGATGGACtgaatgcatttgtgttttccaaGCACCTCTTTAACTGATCCCCCGCCCATCTCAGGTCGCACGTGGCCGGTCTCACTTGGTTCAGGTTTGGGACTGGGAATGGGATACGCCAACTGCCAGCATGACTTCCGGTCACCATACCTGGTTCATGGCAACATGGTTAAGGTGAGTGGAAAGGGAGAACTGTAGTGTTTGTGACATTTAATATGTGACCGAGGCTTGTGACACGGCGTTCTTCATGATTTTTACGTGTGCCCATTCTCAGGGCCAGTAGTGGAGGACTAAAGACGAGCAGGATTTGCCATGAAGTTGttcatctgttttcttttttgtgttgctgCTCATTTCTGTCCTGGCACTAACGTCCAATAATTCCCACATTGTGGTTATCAATTGCAAGTCaatgtatatttaataaaacgATTATGGAAAACTAcatatgtttctcttttttttttttctttcttcccgtGTTCATGTTAGAGAAGCAGGAAATATGGTTTGGGGGTAGGAGgcaatcgtgtgtgtgtgttaatgag
Encoded here:
- the capzb gene encoding F-actin-capping protein subunit beta isoform X2, with the translated sequence MSDQQLDCALDLMRRLPPQQIEKNLSDLIDLVPSLCEDLLSSVDQPLKIARDKVVGKDYLLCDYNRDGDSYRSPWSNKYEPPIEDGAMPSARLRKLEVEANNAFDQYRDLYFEGGVSSVYLWDLDHGFAGVILIKKAGDGSKKIKGCWDSIHVVEVQEKSSGRTAHYKLTSTVMLWLQTTKTGSGTMNLGGSLTRQMEKDETVGESSPHIANIGRLVEDMENKIRSTLNEIYFGKTKDIVNGLRSVPNLADKVKQELLKVDLMEALKRKHTS
- the capzb gene encoding F-actin-capping protein subunit beta isoform X1 → MSDQQLDCALDLMRRLPPQQIEKNLSDLIDLVPSLCEDLLSSVDQPLKIARDKVVGKDYLLCDYNRDGDSYRSPWSNKYEPPIEDGAMPSARLRKLEVEANNAFDQYRDLYFEGGVSSVYLWDLDHGFAGVILIKKAGDGSKKIKGCWDSIHVVEVQEKSSGRTAHYKLTSTVMLWLQTTKTGSGTMNLGGSLTRQMEKDETVGESSPHIANIGRLVEDMENKIRSTLNEIYFGKTKDIVNGLRSIESLPDNQKYRQLQKELSQVLTQRQIFID
- the LOC119194276 gene encoding MICOS complex subunit Mic10-like; translated protein: MSRDTSRSFLTSKNMAAEHGRKWDRCLADTAVKTVTGLAVGVVFSVVLFKRRTWPVSLGSGLGLGMGYANCQHDFRSPYLVHGNMVKGQ